AATGCAATTTCTCCTATCAATGACGATTGATTCTGTCCTTCCAAGAGAGCTTAATGGTAAAAAGAATTATACTCTTCCACTTCACATTTTCTTTTGACAAccttagaaaaattttcaaatgaatggaaatatacactaattaaaatttattcaatatgttatttatttttattaaggtTTATTTATTGCATCAATTggtatagaaaaaaaaattaattttaatattcacTTCATCCTATTTCAAAGATATTTTAaccaattattaatattttttaaataaaaataaaaagcacTCGAAACAAAATGGAGGAAGTAACAAATACAACATTCTCCATACTAGTAGGATGcaattatcattaaaattatagTTTCTAATCTTAGTAAGGTGtattaaatgaattttaatgggTGCATAGAataaaagtaattattattataaccttataaaaaatatataaaaataaaaaaaatgaaagtatCAACTCTTTAACCTTTCATTATAACTTAATACAGTGAGGGCATTAATGAATAATTTCTATATAATAACATATATAGATGCTTAAAGTTAGCTTTAATATATAAATCATAATTAGATTAACTCAACTTTGGGCATGCTACATCAATGTAAAAATACTACCCTTAATGTTTCATCATATAATTACTTTCCTCGTGTCACTAAATTATTTGGCCGACGGCAGCCCATTAAGTTAATAATAATACTGAAAATACAAGGTGTGTATATACACTTTGGACAGAGTATTCGGTTCAAACTAAATCGAACTGAATTAAATCATCAAAATCGAATTAATCGAATTActatattttagaaattgaatcaaaccgaACTGCTCtatttcggtttgattcgatttgaatCGATTGATTTTTGAGTTTGGatggattttttaatttagacttgattttcaagttatttggtctgatTTGACCTTAATTTGAGCATAATAaccattaataaataaaattaaacaatttatatatatatatatatatatatatatatatatatatataattacatataattcataaattctctataaaaataaatcaatttaaaaattaataaagtaattTGGTTTGGTTCAACTATTTTTTTCTCCAAAACCAAATAGAACTAAAATAACCaaaattcttaaaatataaaactgaaccgaacggaacagaattattttaaaaactgaataaaattatcaaattaaGGCGGTTCAGTTTAATttattcggttcaaactgaatAGTACTCACCCTATATACCCTACCATACATTACTGTAGCATAGTACttgttcattatatatatatattccaaatTCCAATTATAAGCAGTTTCACTTTCAAATTTCTAGCTTATTATAAATGATAGGTCTTGGTAGCATCCAATCCACTTTCTGATTATAACCTAAAGACTTCCTTTGGCTTAACCAGTAAGCTTTCTTCAAACCTTGTTTTGTCTTAACCTAACAATATGTGGTTGTTCATTTTTAGATTATATTTGCTTTCTTGATTACTTTAATTTCTTGCAGAAACCCTAGAATTAATATAGAGCTGAAGAAATGGGAAGAGGGAAGATTGTGATTCGTAGAATTGATAATTCTGCAAGCAGGCAAGTGACTTTTTCGAAGCGAAGAAAGGGATTGATTAAGAAGGCAAAAGAACTAGCAATTCTTTGTGATGCAGAAATTGGACTTGCGATATTTTCTAGCTCTGGCAAGCTGTATGAATTTGCAAGCTCCAGGTTTGACAATATTTTTCTATAATAATATCCATAGCTTCTTTCTTAGTTCAAAACTACATATATGATTTCTATAGTATTTTGTTCTTTCTGCTCTAGCTCCATCTATAGAACAATTGGCAAGTTCTCTGACCTTAATATTTTTCTGTACCTCAGAAATATTCACTTACCTGTGACTTGCCTATTTCTTTCAATCAACCTGTAAAACCTGCCATATACAATTAGATATAGGATTTGCGTACAGAAGTACGGAAAATTTTGCATGCTTTCACAGGAGAAAACAAGGTTCTTGGCCTCTCTTGCCCATAACAtgatagaatgagtttaaaaattaTCACTTATGTTAGGCTAGCAATAAATACATCTCTATAAAGATCTTAACTAGGATCATGATAACCCCAGTCCAGAAACAAGACTAGCAGTAGCAAGTAGATTACTGTTACGAGAAGCTATTGTTTGCATTTTCAATATGATGTAGCAGACTAATGCCGTAAAATGcagtatatatatagggaaagcTATTGGAAATGCTGGGTCACTGCTTATCCCTTGCTGTAACTGATATGATGAGAGTAATACCTGTCAAATTCCAACTTTTCCTAGACAAAATACAAAGGATCCTATTAAGTGTCTAACTTTCTCCTTTTTCTAGTTTCTCTCTAGAAATGATTCCTTAGAAATATATAATTGTGAATTTGGGATAGGTTAAGCATGGTAAACTCAGATCAATGCACAACAAAGAGGAAAGAGTTTTGATTTTCTTATAGTTAATATGAGGTGGGGGTTAAACTTTTGGGTGTAACTTGAACACTGCACATCAGCTCTAATGTTTAAATCAATTTGGAAGGTGGAGTGTAGGGAGTAAATTGAGCTTGTAAATGTAGAAAAAGAATCATAATCAAGGAGGTTCAAGATTAGATGAAAAGCATATGCTTCACTTTCAATTTTAGGAAATTCACTCATAGAGTTTGACTCAAAACTGCACATATTTATGCTTGGATGCGCAGACTTAACTTGATGTCTGTTTTGTGCATTCCTCGACTTAGGCAAGGTCCAAAGTTTGAATTCCTTCTCCctttaatttctaaaaaaaaaaaattcctatgAACATATGCAATAAGGATGTTAAGACGGAAAGTAAGAAgggaaatttataaaataatagatATGGATGTTTCTATAAGGAGAATTATACTTTTTGGCATCAAATCATGGCCAAACAAAGAAGATATATATAAATTAGTGAATGCACTAATTAATCTTTCTACATCATATATGACTAGTTCATACTAGTATGCAGCTATTTGATTCAAGTTGCTTTGCTGGAACGGCAAAATGGACATCCCTTGAAACTAAGAAGGATTCATGCTCTTTGAAGTGTAAGATTCATGTttctaaaattaacaaaaatgGGAGCTTCAAAGATTTAAAGTTTTAATCACAAGGTCTCTTaataaaatttcttatttttgtAGGACTTAATTCACTCTTGTTATTAACTCCTCTACACATGCATGTGGCAACCATAAAAGTAACCTTATTAATCTGTTATTATCAATGGAATTGGCTAGTTATTCATAATCTAGCATGAGCTTTCACCTAAGTTTTTCTTCTATCATCATTCAATAAATTATACAAATGGTGATGAAGTACCCATTCTTTTCTTCTTGCTCCTAAATAGCTAGAAGTACCACATCTGTATGTTAATGTTATGTTTGGATACAAGGATATTTTCCCTTTTCTAGAAATGAAGATATCAAATCATTATTAAAATGCTTTGATCTTGAAATAAGCATATCATTAGTTGTATTCTTTTAATTGAATTATAGAAGTTGGGTAACCCACCAAAATTAATCCATGATCAAGTTGGCATTTATATAATATCCAACATTTAGGTTTAATATGTACTTTCCGAGTCCATTTGTTTAAGGAACTGTCATTAGAATTCATATTGTCTAATGTGTTACAGTATTAAAAATGATTtatgttcatatatatatatatatatatatgttaaatcTCCTAAAGATGTGAAACAATGAAGTTGAAACTCCCTATCACTAACTAGATCCTATGAAAATTTCCATTTCAAAATTTATCATATTGAGTTTGATAGTTTATAAAACTCAAGGCACATTCAATGGATTTTTCCTCCTACCATAATTAGTTCTATTTTGATaagtaaaaaatttattaaaattaattattaggaAAAATTTAGCATAAGAATCTCCAGTTAAACCTAATTTAATAAGTCTGTCCGATACAttcaatttaaaagaaaatatgctaaataaaaaaaaaaattagaaactaAAGTGGATTAAAATCTAGATCCAATATAAAGGTCACATAGAGTTTCCATTTAATAATTCAAGTACTACCACTAAGCCTAATGATTGCTTCAACTTGCTCATTAGTTAGAAGCTATGATGCGTCACTTAAGAAATTACTCCATCTAAAAGTTGAAATTCATAACATCTCTTAAGAAATTGCTTCATCTCAAAATTGAAATTTATaggtattaaaaataattttatatttttaacgcATTTTataacatgaataatcattgaactTGAagcataaataaaatataaaaccaCATTATCTTATACTTAATTTAATGAAAGATGGACAAAATTTAAACTAGTATTTAGGTTTATATTGCTCTGGGTTTTAGGCAAATTACCATCACTTAACAAACCAACTAATTATAAGAATACATATCAAGTTATTTAGGTTAATCTAGTATTTCTTTTAGGCAATGgcttattttcactttttaacaTTTTGGCTAATATTCACATTAATCCTAATAAAAAACTTAGGTCAAAGAAACTCTTCAACTTAAAATTTTAGCACAAATTAACCTTCAACTTAAAATTTGGActcaaattataacccaaaaacacaTGTGTGTCCATCAGAAAATGGACATTACAATCTTTCATTTATGAGATTAACATCATCTACTTCTTTCTACTCTCGCTATCATCTCTACTCTCTCCTATCTCCTCTCGAACATCAACCCTAACCACAATCAATATCAGCATCAATGTTATGACTTGGTCACACACGGATTGCTTGGGCCCTTTCTTTAAAACTCAATAGCGCGCTATCTAGGTCAAATAAGCACCTAACATCTTCCTCCTTTTCTGATGTGGGATTTAGTTCATTCTTGCCCCTTCTTTGCTTAGAAGCTTGCCTCCAGAGCCCTACTTCTATATTTTCCCTCGTCAACCTACCCTCATTGGTTGTCAAGTGTTACAACCAATAACTTGATagtgaaatttttatttaatttcctaGTGTGCTTCTCTAACTGATActactcacccaaaatccaagtcAAACAATCAAAATTCTACATAAATGTCTAACATGGCAATTAAAAAAGTCAAATGCTATTTTAGATGGTCAAAAAATCAAATGAGCCGAGTAAAACACTAGGGACTAAAACAAAACTGAACAAAATAACCTCGATCACCCAACAAGGCGAGCAAGAGATATACCGAGCAATAATCATGCCAATGATCAAGCAGTGTCTGGATCTCACATACCAAGCAATAGTCACGCTAGCAATAAAGCAAAAGCAGATTTCATGGAGACAATCTTGGCGGATCAACTAAGATTATCTCTATAAATGAAGCAACGACTATCTCTCTAAAAAGTCTATAAATACCAATCAAGTAACTAGAAACAGGTACACATATTCTTATTCTAAAAATCTCATTACAGTTCTTCCAATattctcacattcaattctctgACTTGAGTGTCAGAGTGGCTTCCTAGAGGGCCACCCACCTCATCCTTTTTCCTTATTGTAGGCTTACGTGGCATTAGGATCAGGTCCCAGGATCTTTCGATAGCATTAGTGGCGTCGTCTATGCGGAATGGTCAAAGGATGTCTATGCCCCATTGGTAGAAAGGCTAAAGGCTGCTAATTATTGAAAGTTTTTCTACTAGCTTCTGAGGAATATTATTGTGTTCCTGGCACTTTTGGCATTTCTGTACCAATTCTTTAGCATCCTGAATTGCAGTGGGCCAGAAAGATCCCTTCCTGAATGCTTTCTTAGCAATCATTCTTGCTCCCTTATGGGTGCTACACAGTCCTTCATGGATCTCTAGCAAGACTAATAAATCGTCTTATCTACTGATGCATTTTAACCATAGTTAGAGATAAGATCTTCTATACAGCCAGCCATCGAGAATGTTGTACCTTATTAATCTTTGTACTATTTTTTTAGCTTTAAGTTGATCTTTTGGAAGTATGCCTTGGTCAAGTTAGCAAAAGATAGGTGTTATCTATGTATCTCCAATTTCAATTGGGAAAGCTTCTTCCTCTCTGTCTACAGTTAGTGTTGTTATCTCTCCTAGAGGGATAGGTTGTGAAAAGTGTTGCTCGCCTGCTGTTGCCGCTTTTGCCAAACTATCAGTTTCTTGATTTTCCTCCCTTGGTACTTGGAGGATATTTACTTCTTTTCTATATGCTTAGATTTGTGCTAGCATTTCTTAGACACGTAGCTCGTATCTTCCTAAGTTCTGATCTCGTACTTGGAAATTTCCCTATAGTTGATTAACGATGAGTTATGAGTCATAATAAATGTTAACCTTTTGGGCATTTACCTCTTTGATGATTCGTAGTGCCATGAGGATGGCCTCGTATTCGACTACGTTATTTGTTGCTTGGAACATTAGCTTTGCTGCTCAGAATGTTAGCTTTGTTGCGTACTTCAACTTTGCTTTGTGTGATCCTTCTAGTATTACTCCTATTCCTGCATCGGAAGAGCTTGATGCTCTATCATA
This sequence is a window from Hevea brasiliensis isolate MT/VB/25A 57/8 chromosome 10, ASM3005281v1, whole genome shotgun sequence. Protein-coding genes within it:
- the LOC131169410 gene encoding MADS-box transcription factor 47-like yields the protein MGRGKIVIRRIDNSASRQVTFSKRRKGLIKKAKELAILCDAEIGLAIFSSSGKLYEFASSSAMRMASYSTTLFVAWNISFAAQNVSFVAYFNFALCDPSSITPIPASEELDALSYHMFHCFLSLSSLLGTGVSSTIKSTSTCAFSAVFDTYLMSYAPRITNHAANCLNASGLCKIFCSG